The Mesorhizobium koreense genome includes a window with the following:
- a CDS encoding MarR family winged helix-turn-helix transcriptional regulator has product MDSPYTQSLLLYAYQASARALVETLQACGHPAIRPKHGAVFANIDRQGTRSSVLAERAGIGKAAMGELVDELERLGYVRREPDPTDRRAKLVLPLDAAVRVTKIVHEFNKRMETAYRELLGEEAYRTLRAALQAIAPSDGMQPRLPPNA; this is encoded by the coding sequence ATGGATTCGCCTTACACCCAGTCGCTACTCCTTTATGCCTATCAGGCGTCGGCCCGCGCCCTCGTCGAGACGTTGCAGGCGTGCGGACATCCTGCGATCAGACCCAAACACGGCGCCGTTTTCGCCAATATCGACCGCCAAGGGACGCGGTCGAGTGTCCTGGCCGAACGCGCAGGAATCGGAAAGGCCGCCATGGGCGAGCTGGTCGACGAGCTTGAGAGACTTGGCTATGTCCGGCGCGAACCGGACCCGACTGACCGCCGCGCCAAGCTGGTCCTGCCGCTGGACGCCGCCGTGCGGGTCACAAAAATCGTCCACGAATTCAATAAGCGGATGGAAACGGCGTATCGTGAACTTCTCGGCGAAGAGGCCTATCGGACGCTGCGTGCCGCGCTTCAGGCAATCGCTCCAAGCGACGGGATGCAGCCGAGACTGCCTCCGAATGCATGA
- a CDS encoding methylated-DNA--[protein]-cysteine S-methyltransferase has product MTATDDRIVPYALIETGIGWIGIAWSEHGLTRLQLPARDRQATERRLLATVAGHAVESADMPAPIADLVGMLRRYGAGEPVDFSGVPVDLDGIDPFRRAIYDTARGLRFGETTTYGGLAEEAGYKGRAQDTGQALGRNPVPIVVPCHRILAAGNKIGGFSAPGGSAAKERLLEMEGVHVGPPPPAQQSFAF; this is encoded by the coding sequence ATGACCGCGACAGATGATCGTATCGTTCCCTATGCGCTGATCGAGACCGGCATCGGCTGGATCGGCATTGCCTGGAGCGAGCATGGCCTGACGAGGCTGCAGCTTCCTGCGCGTGACCGCCAGGCGACCGAGCGTCGCCTGCTTGCGACTGTGGCGGGTCACGCGGTCGAAAGCGCCGACATGCCGGCGCCGATCGCCGATCTGGTCGGCATGCTCCGGCGCTACGGGGCGGGCGAGCCAGTCGACTTTTCGGGTGTGCCGGTCGATCTCGACGGCATCGATCCTTTCCGCCGCGCCATCTACGATACGGCCCGCGGCTTGCGCTTCGGCGAGACCACGACCTATGGCGGGCTGGCCGAGGAGGCCGGCTACAAGGGTCGCGCCCAGGACACCGGCCAGGCGCTCGGGCGAAACCCGGTGCCGATCGTAGTGCCCTGCCACCGCATCCTCGCCGCCGGCAATAAGATCGGCGGATTCTCGGCGCCGGGCGGTTCGGCGGCCAAGGAGCGGCTGCTCGAAATGGAAGGCGTGCATGTCGGCCCGCCGCCCCCGGCACAGCAATCCTTCGCGTTTTGA
- a CDS encoding NAD(P)-dependent oxidoreductase codes for MTKEKIGFVGVGLMGHGMASNIVGKGWPLTVLGHRNRKPVEYLKKRGAAEAKNARELAENSDIVFLCVTGSPDVEAIVNGPEGLASAGKPLLIVDCSTSDPSSTLRLAGELADRNITLIDAPLSRTPKEAAEGNLDVMVGGEDKVVARARPIIDCFAGRVIHTGPTGSGHAMKLLNNFIAMGYAAIYSEALTLAAKAGLTPEVFDAVIRGGRMDCPFYQTFFKYVLERDRDAHKFALRNALKDMNYLAAFAQASDVANPVGASVRNSYASAVAQGRGDDYMPMLSDVIAEQNGVKLGAGAKG; via the coding sequence ATGACCAAGGAAAAGATCGGTTTTGTCGGCGTCGGCCTTATGGGCCACGGCATGGCCTCGAACATCGTCGGCAAGGGTTGGCCGCTCACGGTGCTGGGCCATCGCAACAGGAAACCGGTCGAGTATCTGAAGAAGCGCGGCGCCGCGGAGGCGAAGAATGCACGCGAGCTCGCCGAAAACTCCGATATCGTCTTTCTCTGCGTCACCGGCAGCCCCGATGTGGAAGCGATCGTCAACGGGCCGGAGGGACTCGCCAGCGCCGGCAAGCCGCTCCTGATCGTCGACTGCTCGACCTCGGACCCGTCTTCGACCTTGCGTCTCGCCGGCGAGCTTGCGGACAGGAACATCACGCTCATAGACGCACCGCTCAGCCGCACGCCGAAAGAGGCCGCCGAAGGCAATCTGGATGTCATGGTGGGCGGCGAGGACAAGGTGGTGGCGCGAGCCCGGCCGATCATCGATTGCTTCGCCGGTCGTGTTATCCATACCGGCCCGACCGGGTCCGGCCACGCCATGAAGCTCCTCAACAACTTCATCGCTATGGGTTACGCGGCGATCTATTCGGAAGCGCTGACACTCGCCGCCAAGGCCGGGCTGACGCCGGAGGTATTCGACGCCGTCATCCGCGGCGGGCGTATGGATTGTCCCTTCTACCAGACCTTCTTCAAATACGTGCTGGAGCGCGACCGCGATGCCCACAAATTCGCGCTGCGCAACGCGCTGAAGGACATGAATTACCTGGCCGCCTTTGCCCAGGCGAGCGATGTAGCCAACCCGGTCGGCGCTTCCGTGCGCAATTCCTACGCTTCCGCCGTCGCCCAGGGACGCGGCGACGACTACATGCCGATGCTTTCCGACGTCATTGCCGAGCAGAACGGGGTCAAGCTGGGGGCGGGAGCCAAAGGGTAG
- a CDS encoding lytic transglycosylase domain-containing protein has product MRIRILCGLVLASSALAGCTTGNMGLPGVASAVPTERPDTQTASATDGKHDRLDRLISTYSAAYDVPTSLIHRVVKRESNYNPKAYHAGNYGLMQIRYRTAKGMGYTGTPHGLLDAETNLRYAVKYLKGAWLVAGGNEKRADRLYQTGYYYNAKRKGMLDRAGWDALAAVKPKAGPTVAAAEEQDKKQPEAPTMTASIEPVSSRFGGSATASRSASVATASTQTTAMGYAGSVPTAVEALPGVMTAPPERPAR; this is encoded by the coding sequence ATGCGAATCCGCATTCTTTGCGGCCTGGTCCTGGCTTCGTCCGCGCTGGCCGGCTGCACCACCGGCAATATGGGCCTGCCGGGCGTTGCCTCCGCCGTGCCGACCGAGCGGCCCGACACGCAAACCGCTTCCGCGACCGATGGCAAACACGATCGGCTCGACCGCCTGATTTCCACCTATTCCGCCGCTTACGACGTTCCGACAAGCCTCATTCACCGGGTCGTCAAGCGCGAGAGCAACTACAATCCCAAGGCCTATCACGCCGGCAATTACGGCCTCATGCAGATCCGTTACCGTACGGCCAAGGGCATGGGCTACACGGGCACCCCGCATGGCTTGCTCGATGCGGAAACGAACCTCAGATATGCGGTGAAATATCTGAAGGGCGCGTGGCTGGTGGCGGGAGGCAATGAAAAGCGCGCCGACCGACTCTACCAGACCGGCTACTACTATAACGCCAAGCGCAAGGGCATGCTTGACCGGGCCGGCTGGGATGCGCTCGCCGCCGTCAAGCCGAAGGCCGGCCCGACGGTCGCCGCGGCCGAAGAGCAGGATAAGAAGCAACCCGAAGCGCCGACCATGACCGCTTCGATCGAGCCGGTATCGAGCCGGTTCGGCGGCAGCGCGACCGCGAGCCGTTCCGCTTCCGTCGCCACCGCTTCCACGCAGACGACCGCCATGGGCTATGCCGGCTCCGTGCCGACCGCCGTCGAGGCGCTGCCCGGCGTGATGACCGCGCCGCCCGAGCGGCCCGCGCGCTGA
- a CDS encoding cold-shock protein, with amino-acid sequence MATGTVKWFNDQKGFGFIQPDAGGPDVFVHISAVERSGMNGLTEGQKVNFEVAQDRRTGKSAAQNLSAAG; translated from the coding sequence ATGGCAACTGGAACAGTGAAGTGGTTCAACGACCAGAAGGGCTTCGGCTTCATCCAGCCTGACGCCGGCGGACCGGACGTGTTCGTCCATATCTCCGCGGTCGAGCGTTCGGGCATGAACGGCCTGACCGAAGGCCAGAAGGTCAATTTCGAGGTCGCGCAGGACCGCCGCACCGGCAAGTCCGCCGCGCAGAACCTCAGCGCCGCAGGCTGA
- a CDS encoding class I SAM-dependent methyltransferase, giving the protein MDDSRDARPSASAVELKTKNRDQLAYPLPAGSAETERLIRQSAFINAFTRALFAEAGIAPGMRVLDVGSGAGDVALIAADMVGPTGEVVGIDRNGAALSVARARATTVGFAHVTFREGDLADLDPNDRFDAVVGRLVLMYMPDPAATLKALARHVRPGGIVAFGEYNIMPVAMRDLPAMPLAQKLFGWIEGAFRHAGAETAMGNKLFPAFRKAGLPFPMLSLMSHMGGGPEWDGYAYAAATVRSLLPLILKAGLSSEEEIGIDTLEERLRAETVAANGIIRLPELINAWARVGDRS; this is encoded by the coding sequence GTGGACGACAGTCGCGATGCAAGACCTTCCGCAAGTGCAGTCGAACTCAAGACGAAGAATCGGGATCAGCTTGCCTATCCGCTTCCGGCCGGCAGCGCCGAGACCGAGCGGCTGATCCGCCAATCGGCCTTTATCAACGCCTTCACCCGCGCGCTCTTTGCCGAAGCCGGGATCGCGCCCGGCATGCGCGTGCTCGATGTCGGCAGCGGCGCGGGCGACGTGGCGCTCATCGCCGCGGACATGGTCGGGCCGACCGGGGAGGTGGTGGGCATCGACCGCAACGGTGCGGCGCTCTCGGTCGCCCGCGCGCGGGCCACGACGGTCGGCTTCGCGCATGTGACCTTCCGTGAAGGCGACCTGGCCGATCTCGACCCGAACGACAGGTTCGACGCCGTCGTCGGCCGGCTGGTGCTGATGTACATGCCGGACCCTGCGGCGACGCTGAAAGCGCTCGCCCGCCATGTGCGGCCCGGCGGCATCGTCGCCTTCGGCGAATACAACATCATGCCGGTCGCAATGCGCGACCTGCCGGCCATGCCTCTCGCACAGAAGCTCTTCGGCTGGATCGAGGGGGCGTTCCGACATGCCGGCGCGGAGACGGCGATGGGCAACAAGCTTTTCCCGGCCTTCCGCAAGGCGGGCCTGCCGTTCCCCATGCTGTCCTTGATGTCGCATATGGGCGGCGGTCCGGAATGGGACGGCTACGCCTATGCCGCCGCGACGGTGAGGAGCCTGCTGCCGCTCATTCTGAAGGCCGGGCTGTCGAGCGAGGAGGAGATCGGGATCGACACGCTGGAGGAGCGGCTGAGAGCCGAAACCGTGGCGGCGAACGGCATCATCCGCCTGCCGGAACTCATCAACGCCTGGGCGAGGGTAGGCGATCGTTCCTGA
- a CDS encoding SgcJ/EcaC family oxidoreductase → MLEENMSSTSEAALAAHEIVTAMVHAWNAHDAHAFAAIFARDADFTNVFGMGAEGREEVERFHRPIFETMFKDSCLAAIRMRTRPVRSDVAAVDVHWEMSGACDPAGNQWPNRHGLMSLLITREQGCWAIAVMHNMELPPDGMSDGQARLQERHVRSGAEEVDEIYPLAPAPSLTPFCSAMTSESIGM, encoded by the coding sequence ATGTTGGAGGAAAACATGTCATCGACTTCCGAAGCCGCACTTGCGGCTCACGAGATCGTCACGGCAATGGTCCATGCGTGGAATGCTCACGATGCACATGCCTTCGCGGCTATTTTTGCGCGGGATGCCGACTTTACCAACGTATTCGGAATGGGCGCTGAAGGTCGCGAAGAGGTGGAGCGGTTTCACAGGCCGATCTTCGAGACGATGTTCAAAGATAGCTGCCTTGCGGCCATCCGCATGCGGACGCGTCCGGTCCGGTCCGACGTCGCTGCCGTGGACGTCCATTGGGAGATGAGCGGCGCATGCGATCCCGCGGGCAACCAATGGCCGAACCGCCATGGACTGATGAGCCTGCTTATAACCCGTGAGCAGGGGTGCTGGGCGATTGCGGTGATGCACAATATGGAGCTTCCTCCCGACGGGATGTCCGACGGGCAAGCGCGCTTGCAGGAACGGCATGTGCGCTCCGGCGCCGAGGAAGTCGACGAGATCTACCCTTTGGCTCCCGCCCCCAGCTTGACCCCGTTCTGCTCGGCAATGACGTCGGAAAGCATCGGCATGTAG
- a CDS encoding sn-glycerol-3-phosphate import ATP-binding protein UgpC — translation MAAISLHDVRKKYGTTEVIHGVDLDVTDGEFIVIVGPSGCGKSTLLRMVAGLEPITEGTIEIGGRVVNDLEPGERDIAMVFQNYALYPHMSVYDNMAYGLKIAGLSKEAIRQRVDVAAQMLELKPYLDRRPRQLSGGQRQRVAMGRALVRQPAAFLLDEPLSNLDAKLRVQMRLEIKAMQRKVETTSLYVTHDQVEAMTLADRLVVMNAGYAEQIDTPLNVYREPATTFVAGFIGSPAMNLMAATVAANGKGLELDGGGTVKPRNISLPESGRKVLLGIRPEHLSLVQDLNADLHLAVQAVETLGADTLAHGRLADGGGVGGELVARLPGTSAVKPDEVLPLAIEPGMTHLFDRESGKRIE, via the coding sequence ATGGCGGCAATTTCCCTCCATGATGTACGCAAGAAATACGGGACGACTGAGGTCATCCACGGGGTCGATCTCGATGTGACCGACGGGGAGTTCATCGTCATCGTCGGGCCGTCGGGCTGCGGCAAGTCCACGCTTCTCAGGATGGTGGCGGGGCTGGAGCCGATTACCGAAGGCACGATCGAGATCGGCGGGCGCGTCGTCAACGATCTCGAACCGGGCGAGCGCGATATCGCCATGGTCTTCCAGAACTACGCGCTTTATCCGCATATGAGCGTCTACGACAACATGGCCTACGGGCTGAAGATCGCGGGGCTTTCCAAGGAGGCCATCCGCCAGCGCGTCGATGTCGCCGCCCAGATGTTGGAGTTGAAGCCCTATCTCGACCGCAGACCGCGGCAGCTTTCGGGCGGCCAACGCCAGCGTGTTGCCATGGGCCGGGCGCTGGTGCGCCAGCCAGCCGCCTTCCTGCTGGACGAACCGCTCTCCAACCTCGATGCCAAGCTCAGGGTGCAGATGCGCCTCGAGATCAAGGCGATGCAGCGCAAGGTCGAAACGACCTCGCTCTACGTCACCCACGACCAGGTGGAGGCCATGACGCTCGCCGACCGGCTGGTTGTGATGAACGCCGGCTACGCCGAGCAGATCGACACGCCGCTCAACGTCTACCGCGAACCGGCCACGACCTTCGTCGCCGGCTTCATCGGCTCACCGGCGATGAACCTCATGGCGGCGACCGTCGCCGCCAACGGCAAGGGGCTGGAGCTTGACGGCGGAGGCACGGTGAAGCCGCGCAATATTTCGCTGCCAGAGAGCGGGCGCAAGGTCCTTCTCGGCATCCGGCCCGAGCACCTTTCACTGGTTCAAGATCTCAACGCCGACCTTCACCTCGCTGTGCAGGCGGTTGAGACGCTGGGTGCCGATACGCTCGCGCATGGCCGGCTCGCAGACGGTGGCGGGGTAGGGGGCGAACTCGTCGCCCGGCTGCCGGGTACGTCGGCGGTAAAACCCGACGAGGTGCTGCCGCTTGCCATCGAACCCGGCATGACGCATCTGTTCGACCGGGAAAGCGGCAAGCGGATCGAATAG